A window from Peptococcaceae bacterium 1198_IL3148 encodes these proteins:
- a CDS encoding metallophosphoesterase, which yields MRFIVLKKKRLMALLVLATLLIVVTFLNSNYYQPESLSSPSFSFVVMSDSQGNAINNQINERRFRQLLTEITASTTEPNFILFAGDMVWGEGNIKQPLARWKDIVDDYYPIKRVFPAMGNHEHDQAAFSSAFGHLPNNQLPGYQRTVYYFDYNNSRFIVLNSDRVDQKRRYILDDKQLAWLEKTLASSNKTHNFVMLHVPAYPIGAHYQQSLDANPEQRDTFWELIDKYDVTAVFNGHEHNYNRRVVDDSFGEYQNKTLQLTLGGAGGQLNNYVRDDRNVVVGPAAVYHYLTVEVAGARANFTVYDINNREIDAFTVIQ from the coding sequence ATGCGGTTTATTGTATTAAAGAAAAAAAGATTGATGGCTTTATTGGTACTGGCCACTCTGTTAATCGTTGTCACTTTCCTTAACAGTAATTACTACCAGCCAGAGTCTCTAAGTAGCCCATCATTCAGCTTTGTGGTAATGAGTGATAGCCAAGGCAACGCCATTAATAATCAAATCAACGAGCGCCGCTTTCGTCAATTATTGACAGAAATAACAGCATCGACAACTGAACCTAACTTTATATTATTTGCTGGAGATATGGTATGGGGCGAAGGCAATATCAAACAACCACTGGCCCGCTGGAAAGACATTGTGGATGATTACTATCCAATTAAACGAGTTTTTCCTGCAATGGGCAATCATGAACATGACCAAGCTGCCTTTAGCAGCGCCTTTGGCCATTTACCGAACAATCAACTGCCAGGATATCAAAGAACTGTTTACTATTTTGACTACAACAACTCGCGTTTTATCGTATTAAACTCCGATCGCGTCGACCAGAAACGCCGTTACATATTGGATGATAAACAATTGGCCTGGTTAGAAAAAACGCTAGCATCCAGCAATAAAACCCACAATTTTGTGATGCTACATGTGCCGGCTTATCCCATTGGTGCTCATTACCAACAGTCACTGGATGCTAACCCCGAGCAACGGGATACCTTTTGGGAATTAATAGATAAATATGACGTTACGGCAGTATTTAATGGTCACGAGCATAACTACAACCGCAGAGTGGTGGACGATTCCTTTGGTGAGTATCAAAACAAAACGCTGCAACTGACCCTGGGGGGTGCTGGTGGCCAATTAAATAATTATGTCCGTGATGATAGGAACGTAGTGGTCGGCCCTGCCGCAGTCTATCATTATTTAACAGTGGAAGTGGCAGGTGCCAGGGCTAATTTTACAGTGTACGATATCAATAACAGAGAAATAGATGCCTTTACCGTTATTCAATAA
- a CDS encoding DEAD/DEAH box helicase, with protein sequence MVTFQELGLHPLVLQAVSNMGFEETTPIQELTIPSAMQGKDLIGQAQTGTGKTAAYGIPLIERIDPNQQQIQALVLTPTRELAVQVAEELNKIGQYKRVRALPIYGGQDINRQIKALKLRPGIIVATPGRLMDHMRRKTIRTQAIQAVVLDEADEMLNMGFIEDIELILQEVPSERQTMLFSATMPKPIQALAARFMTNPKLFSVKAKEVTVPNIEQEYIELPERQKFDVLCRLLDIQSPDLAIVFGRTKRRVDELSEALSKRGYAVEGIHGDLNQGRRNSVLNKFKEGLVEVLVATDVAARGLDISGVTHVYNFDIPQDPESYVHRIGRTGRAGKKGLAITFVTPREMSHLRTIESLTRRKMKRRPIPSLTETVAGLQRMTVEKLLAVLEEGQYKAYKTMAEELLEEHDSVALIAAALKMLTKEPDNSEIKLTEEPPVRVKKQPWGNKNKNRSIRGKKGYSNSKGYRANKGRAK encoded by the coding sequence TTGGTTACATTTCAAGAATTAGGACTTCACCCATTGGTGCTGCAAGCAGTTAGCAATATGGGCTTTGAAGAAACAACCCCCATTCAGGAACTTACTATCCCATCAGCAATGCAGGGTAAAGATTTGATTGGACAGGCTCAAACCGGTACTGGTAAAACAGCAGCCTATGGTATTCCACTGATTGAACGAATCGATCCAAACCAACAGCAAATTCAAGCACTGGTTTTAACACCAACCAGAGAATTGGCAGTACAAGTAGCAGAGGAACTAAATAAAATTGGTCAATATAAACGAGTGCGAGCGCTGCCAATCTATGGTGGTCAAGATATAAATCGACAAATTAAAGCATTAAAGTTGCGACCTGGTATTATTGTGGCTACACCCGGTCGGCTGATGGACCATATGAGAAGAAAAACCATCCGTACCCAAGCTATCCAAGCAGTTGTACTTGATGAAGCGGATGAAATGTTGAACATGGGCTTTATAGAGGACATAGAATTAATTCTGCAAGAAGTGCCTTCGGAACGCCAAACTATGTTGTTTTCAGCCACCATGCCGAAACCAATTCAGGCGTTGGCCGCCAGATTTATGACTAACCCAAAACTGTTTTCTGTAAAAGCAAAGGAAGTTACTGTACCAAATATCGAACAAGAATACATAGAGCTACCCGAACGACAAAAATTTGATGTACTTTGTCGTTTGCTTGACATTCAATCACCTGATTTAGCCATTGTATTTGGCAGAACTAAGCGGCGGGTGGATGAGCTTAGTGAGGCTTTGAGCAAGCGGGGCTATGCTGTTGAAGGTATTCACGGTGACTTAAATCAGGGCAGAAGAAACAGTGTCCTCAATAAATTTAAAGAAGGCTTAGTGGAGGTGTTGGTGGCCACCGATGTTGCAGCCCGGGGGTTAGATATCAGTGGGGTTACCCATGTTTACAACTTCGACATTCCTCAAGATCCAGAAAGTTATGTACACCGCATTGGTCGTACCGGCCGAGCCGGCAAAAAGGGATTAGCAATAACCTTTGTTACGCCGCGAGAAATGAGTCACCTAAGAACCATTGAGAGTCTTACCAGACGGAAAATGAAACGCAGACCAATCCCATCATTAACTGAAACGGTAGCCGGTTTACAACGCATGACGGTGGAAAAACTATTGGCAGTATTAGAAGAAGGACAATACAAAGCATATAAAACCATGGCCGAAGAACTGTTGGAAGAACATGATTCTGTAGCCCTAATCGCTGCTGCCTTAAAAATGTTAACTAAGGAACCGGACAATAGTGAAATTAAACTTACCGAAGAGCCGCCGGTAAGAGTTAAAAAGCAACCATGGGGTAATAAAAACAAAAACCGTTCGATAAGGGGTAAAAAGGGATATAGTAATTCCAAGGGCTATAGAGCCAATAAAGGTCGTGCAAAATAA
- a CDS encoding DsrE family protein — MQQNNVTFYVCTPCARIRQLDDGNMIEGAQLGTAAQLIDLAADAKVFTF, encoded by the coding sequence CTGCAACAGAACAATGTCACCTTTTATGTATGTACTCCCTGTGCTCGAATTCGTCAATTAGATGACGGCAATATGATTGAGGGGGCACAACTGGGAACTGCTGCTCAGCTAATTGATTTGGCAGCAGATGCTAAAGTATTTACATTTTAA
- a CDS encoding histidinol-phosphatase yields the protein MLTDYHIHVEKGPYTVEWLQKFYHQVQRLGIGDWGISEHAYRFKETRAIFYNQWVGQRQTERMQDYLTMINSARKHGINVKFGIEVDYFPGKEKEIAAFINNYPFDYVIGSVHWIDDWGFDLTEMIAEWDKRKVESVWQAYFDRIVCLAESKLFDIAGHLDLAKIYNYVPDNQEFLHRQYQRVAKALAQNNLCIEISTAGLRKPVREIYPHPQLLQVCQQQKIPIVINSDAHCPEDVGASYNQALALARQVGYTEIQVFTARKSKAYPLG from the coding sequence ATGCTAACCGATTATCATATTCATGTTGAAAAAGGGCCATATACTGTAGAATGGCTACAGAAATTTTATCATCAAGTGCAGCGCTTAGGCATTGGGGACTGGGGCATATCAGAGCACGCCTATAGGTTTAAAGAAACCCGGGCCATTTTTTATAATCAATGGGTAGGGCAAAGGCAAACCGAACGGATGCAGGATTACCTGACGATGATTAACTCAGCTAGAAAACATGGTATAAATGTTAAATTTGGTATCGAAGTAGACTATTTTCCTGGTAAAGAAAAGGAAATTGCCGCCTTTATTAATAACTACCCCTTTGATTATGTAATTGGTTCGGTACATTGGATAGATGATTGGGGCTTTGATCTCACCGAGATGATTGCAGAGTGGGATAAACGCAAGGTGGAATCAGTTTGGCAGGCGTATTTTGACCGCATAGTATGTTTGGCGGAGAGCAAGCTCTTTGATATTGCCGGACACTTGGATCTGGCTAAAATATATAACTATGTTCCTGATAATCAAGAATTTTTGCATCGGCAGTATCAAAGGGTAGCCAAAGCGCTGGCCCAAAACAACCTTTGTATTGAAATAAGTACTGCTGGTTTAAGAAAACCAGTGAGAGAAATCTATCCTCACCCGCAACTGCTACAGGTATGTCAACAGCAAAAAATTCCCATTGTCATTAACTCAGATGCCCATTGTCCTGAAGATGTAGGGGCCAGTTATAATCAAGCTTTGGCCCTGGCCCGGCAGGTTGGTTATACTGAAATCCAGGTGTTTACCGCCAGAAAGTCAAAGGCCTATCCTTTAGGCTAA
- a CDS encoding flagellar motor protein MotB has protein sequence MTSRQKKKRNEDHMDETWLVPYSDILTLLLALFIVLFASSTVDAQKYNSMREAMSAAFHTGTRVVNLDPEPDTTVERLHQTTNDLQLEQLKRQIDKYIEENNLSTELETGLKNNFLTLTIRDRALFDSGSAEIKQEFVKTIVSIGHMLEQYNQYEVVIKGHTDNVPINTRQFESNWDLSSERALNFMKLILQNKNLDPRRFSAIGYGEYRPIESNDTAEGRTKNRRVEVTIQKWSAE, from the coding sequence ATGACCAGTAGACAAAAAAAGAAACGCAATGAAGACCATATGGATGAAACATGGCTGGTTCCCTACTCTGACATACTAACGTTATTGCTGGCATTGTTTATTGTGTTATTTGCTTCCAGCACGGTGGATGCGCAAAAATATAACTCCATGCGGGAAGCTATGAGCGCTGCTTTTCATACCGGAACTAGGGTGGTGAATTTGGATCCTGAACCGGACACCACTGTTGAAAGGTTGCATCAAACCACCAATGACTTGCAATTAGAACAACTTAAAAGACAAATTGATAAATACATAGAAGAGAACAATCTATCCACTGAATTAGAAACTGGCTTAAAAAATAATTTTCTCACTTTGACTATCCGGGACAGAGCATTATTTGATTCGGGCAGTGCTGAGATAAAACAGGAATTTGTTAAAACCATTGTTTCCATTGGGCATATGTTGGAACAATATAACCAGTATGAGGTTGTTATTAAGGGACATACCGATAACGTTCCCATTAATACTAGACAATTCGAATCCAACTGGGACCTTAGCTCCGAAAGAGCCCTTAATTTTATGAAACTGATATTACAGAATAAAAACCTTGATCCTAGACGATTTAGCGCCATCGGTTATGGAGAGTATCGCCCCATTGAGTCCAATGACACTGCAGAAGGGCGCACCAAGAACCGCAGAGTAGAAGTTACCATTCAGAAATGGAGTGCAGAATAA
- the motA gene encoding flagellar motor stator protein MotA, producing the protein MEKSTFIGLVLGLIAVGLGMVLKGASLTVLWNPAAILIIFVGTAATLFMGFPLKELKKFPTLIKLIFTEQKLMPKTELIALFVNLATITRREGLLALDNHLENVEDEFLKSGVQMIIDGSDIEFVKNVMLEEIEAIEERHRAGALIFSQAGTYAPTLGVLGAVVGLIAALGNLSDIDVLGHSIAAAFVATLMGIFSGYVLWHPIANKLKRLSSREMELKHIMVEGVVAIGSGISPIALEQYLMVYLSQEERANANIQKEGAGDDQ; encoded by the coding sequence ATGGAAAAATCCACATTTATCGGACTGGTTTTGGGATTGATTGCTGTAGGACTAGGTATGGTGTTAAAAGGTGCAAGTTTAACGGTGCTATGGAACCCGGCAGCGATATTAATTATTTTTGTGGGTACCGCAGCAACTTTATTTATGGGTTTCCCTTTAAAAGAGTTAAAAAAATTCCCTACCTTAATTAAGCTGATTTTTACAGAGCAGAAATTAATGCCTAAAACTGAACTAATTGCGCTATTTGTTAATTTGGCAACCATTACCCGCAGAGAGGGTCTATTGGCTTTGGACAATCACTTGGAAAATGTAGAAGATGAGTTTTTAAAAAGTGGTGTCCAAATGATTATTGATGGCAGTGACATAGAATTTGTAAAAAACGTAATGCTGGAGGAAATAGAGGCCATAGAAGAACGCCATCGCGCTGGCGCGTTGATATTTAGTCAAGCTGGTACCTATGCACCCACACTGGGGGTGTTAGGGGCGGTGGTGGGTTTAATCGCTGCCCTGGGCAATTTGAGTGACATTGATGTCTTGGGCCATTCCATCGCAGCTGCCTTTGTGGCCACATTAATGGGTATTTTTTCTGGTTATGTGTTATGGCATCCCATTGCCAATAAATTAAAACGATTATCCAGTAGAGAAATGGAACTTAAACACATTATGGTGGAAGGTGTTGTGGCCATCGGTTCGGGTATTTCCCCCATTGCTTTAGAACAATATCTAATGGTATATCTCTCCCAGGAAGAACGTGCTAACGCCAACATCCAAAAGGAGGGAGCAGGTGATGACCAGTAG
- a CDS encoding rubrerythrin family protein, translated as MNTEKNLKDAFAGESQANRKYLAFAAKAQEEGYTAAAKLFRAAAEAEAIHALAELKALGEIKSTAENLKSAIAGETYEFTNMYPDFIKTAEAEGNNQAKRAFNFANEAEKVHADLYQKALAVLDSNEDMDYYLCPVCGYIHEKEAPEKCPICGAKGSSFKNVG; from the coding sequence ATGAACACAGAAAAAAATTTAAAAGATGCCTTTGCAGGGGAATCCCAAGCAAATCGTAAATACCTCGCCTTTGCTGCCAAAGCCCAAGAAGAAGGATACACCGCTGCCGCAAAATTGTTTCGCGCCGCAGCTGAGGCAGAAGCCATTCACGCATTGGCAGAACTAAAGGCTTTGGGTGAAATTAAATCCACCGCAGAAAACCTAAAATCCGCCATTGCTGGTGAAACCTATGAGTTTACCAATATGTACCCCGACTTTATCAAAACAGCAGAGGCCGAAGGCAACAATCAAGCTAAAAGGGCCTTTAATTTTGCCAATGAGGCGGAAAAGGTGCATGCAGATTTATATCAAAAAGCTTTGGCTGTTTTGGACAGTAACGAGGATATGGATTATTACCTGTGCCCGGTATGTGGCTACATTCATGAAAAAGAAGCGCCAGAAAAATGTCCAATTTGTGGCGCTAAAGGAAGTAGCTTTAAAAAT